In Arvicola amphibius chromosome 13, mArvAmp1.2, whole genome shotgun sequence, a genomic segment contains:
- the Ipo4 gene encoding importin-4, with amino-acid sequence MEPAELEKILKELLLPDTERIRRATEQLQAALRDPAALPALCDLLASATDPQIRQFAAVLTRRRLSTRWRRLAPEQRESLKNLVLTALQREKEHYVSVSLAQLSATIFRKEGLEAWPQFSHLLQQSTHSAISPEREVGLLLLSVVVSSQPEAFLPYQRELLQLLVETLREVGAPGLLFYSLRTLTALAPYLRPDDVPLARMLVPKLVMAVRTLIPIDEVKACEALEALDELLESDLPIITPHLSEVLMFCLEVAKNVALSDALRVRILCCLSFLVKVKSKALLKNRLLPPLLHALFPIMAAEPPMGQLDPEDQDSDDDDLELGLMGETPKHFAVQVVDMLALHLPPEKLCPHVMPMLEEALQSDFLYQRKAGFLMLAVLSDGAGDYIRQRMLSPLLQTVCRGLSDSSQIVRNAALFALGQFSENLQPHISNYSEEVMPLLLSYLKSVPTGNTQHLAKACYALENFVENLGPKVQPYIPELMECMLQPLRNPSKARTKELAVSAIGAIATAAQDSLLPYFPTVMELLRGFLLTGHEDLQLVQIQSLETLGVLARALGESMRPLANECCQLGLGLCSHVDDPDLRRCTYSLFAALSGLMGDGLAPYLPQITTLMLLSLRSTEGIVPQYDGINSFLLFDDESEEEEEDLMDDDMEEEDDSEISGYSVENAFFDEKEDTCTALGEISLNASVAFLPYMDSIFDEVFKLLECPHMNVRKAAHEALGQFCCALHKACQRSTSEAPRTALQLALARVMPSYIQAVKGERERPVVMAVLEALTGVLRTCGTLAVQHPGRLNDLCIVLKTVLQKKTACQNTEEEEEEDDDDDQAEYDAMLLEHAGEAIPALAAAAGGQSFAPFFASFLPLLLSKMKQNSTAAEKSFAVGTLAESIQGLGSSSAQFVPRLVPILLNAAREADPEVRSNAIFALGVLVEHGGSSTLDHFPKLLDLLLPLLARERHDRVRDNICGALARMQMVSPARKPDPQVLAALLHALPLKEDMEEWITMGYLFSFLYQNSPDQAAGVVPELLRICSVILPDDRIVPDAKTALLQLLKFLAKEHADSFHAALGSLPADKAQELQAILGLT; translated from the exons ATGGAGCCTGCGGAGCTGGAGAAGATCCTAAAGGAGCTGCTGCTGCCGGACACCGAACGCATCCGCCGG GCCACGGAGCAGCTCCAGGCTGCCCTTCGGGACCCTGCTGCCTTGCCTGCGCTTTGCGACCTGTTGGCCTCTGCGACAGACCCACAG ATCCGTCAGTTTGCAGCGGTCCTTACCCGTAGAAGGCTGAGCACCCGCTGGCGACGCTTGGCACCTGAGCAACGCGAGAG CCTCAAGAACCTGGTCCTGACAGccctacagagagagaaaga GCATTACGTGAGTGTCAGCTTGGCTCAGCTCTCAGCCACCATTTTCCGAAAGGAAGGCCTGGAAGCCTGGCCTCAGTTCTCGCACCTTCTTCAGCAGAGCACGCACAGCGCCATCAGCCCTGAGAGAGAG GTGGGGCTTTTgctgctgagtgtggtggtttcttCCCAACCAGAAGCATTCCTCCCCTACCAACGGGAGCTCCTCCAGCTTCTGGTTGAAACTCTGAGGGAAGTAGGCGCCCCTGGGCTGCTCTTCTACTCCCTGCGCACTTTGACTGCCTTGGCCCCCTACCTCAGGCCTGATGACGTG CCTCTCGCACGGATGTTGGTGCCCAAACTCGTTATGGCAGTGAGGACTCTGATCCCCATAGATGAG GTAAAGGCCTGCGAGGCCTTGGAAGCCCTGGATGAGCTGCTCGAGTCGGATCTGCCTATCATCACTCCCCACCTCTCTGAGGTCCTCATGTTCTGCCTGGAG GTGGCTAAAAATGTGGCCCTTAGCGATGCACTTCGTGTACGTATTctctgctgcctcagtttcttggtCAAAGTCAAAAGTAAG GCCTTACTGAAGAATCGCCTCCTGCCTCCCTTGCTGCATGCCCTTTTCCCAATTATGGCTGCTGAGCCACCCATGGGCCAGTTGGATCCTGAGGACCAAGATTCTGATGATGATGACTTGGAGCTTGGGCTGATGGGAGAGACCCCTAAGCACTTTGCTGTACAG GTTGTGGACATGCTGGCACTACATCTACCCCCTGAGAAGCTCTGTCCCCATGTG ATGCCCATGCTGGAAGAAGCCTTACAGAGTGATTTCCTGTACCAGCGGAAAGCAGGGTTCTTGATGTTGGCTGTCCTGTCTGATGGTGCTGGTGACTACATCAGGCAAAG AATGCTGTCCCCGCTGCTCCAGACCGTGTGCAGGGGCCTGAGTGACTCCTCACAGATTGTTCGCAACGCTGCTTTGTTTGCCCTGGGCCAGTTTTCAGAGAATTTACAG ccccATATCAGCAACTATTCTGAGGAAGTGATGCCGCTGCTCCTCTCCTACCTGAAGTCAGTGCCCACAGGGAACACACAACACCTGGCCAAGGCCTGCTATGCCCTGGAGAACTTCGTGGAGAACCTAG GGCCCAAAGTGCAGCCCTACATTCCGGAACTTATGGAGTGTATGCTGCAGCCCCTGAGGAACCCCAGCAAAGCCCGGACCAAGGAGCTAGCTGTGAGCGCCATAGGGGCCATTG CCACAGCTGCCCAGGACTCCCTGCTGCCCTACTTCCCCACCGTCATGGAGCTTCTCCGGGGGTTCCTGCTGACAGGCCACGAAGACCTTCAGCTTGTGCAGATCCAGAGCCTGG AGACCCTGGGAGTGCTGGCCCGAGCACTGGGAGAGTCCATGAGGCCCCTGGCTAATGAGTGCTGCCAGCTGGGGCTGGGTTTATGCAGCCACGTGGATGACCCTGACTTGCGGCGCTGCAC GTACAGCCTGTTTGCAGCCTTATCAGGGTTGATGGGAGATGGCCTGGCACCCTACCTGCCTCAAATTACCACGCTCATGCTGTTATCACTGCGCTCCACCGAGGGCATTGTG CCTCAGTATGATGGGATCAACTCCTTCCTTCTGTTTGATGATGAgagtgaagaagaggaagaggacctCATGGATGACGATATGGAAGAGGAGGACGACTCTGAGATCTCGGG GTACAGTGTGGAGAATGCCTTCTTCGATGAGAAAGAAGATACCTGCACTGCCCTGGGGGAGATCTCTCTGAACGCCAG TGTGGCCTTCCTCCCATACATGGATAGCATCTTTGATGAAGTGTTCAAACTGCTGGAG TGTCCCCATATGAATGTGCGGAAGGCAGCGCATGAAGCCCTGGGGCAGTTCTGTTGTGCGCTACACAAGGCCTGTCAGAGAAGCACTTCAGAAGCCCCCAGAACTG CTCTGCAGCTTGCCTTGGCTCGAGTGATGCCATCTTACATACAGGcagtgaaaggagaaagggaacgCCCAGTGGTGATGGCAGTTCTGGAGGCTCTGACAGGGGTGCTGCGCACCTGTGGGACTCTCGCAGTGCAGCACCCTGGACGCCTCAATGATCTCTGCATCGTGCTCAAGACTGTGCTTCAGAAGAAG ACAGCCTGTCAGaacactgaggaggaggaggaagaggatgacgATGATGACCAG GCAGAGTATGACGCCATGTTACTAGAGCATGCTGGAGAGGCTATCCCTGCCCTGGCCGCTGCGGCTGGAGGACAGTCCTTCGCTCCTTTTTTTGCCAGTTTCTTGCCATTGTTGCTGTCTAAGATG AAACAGAACAGTACGGCAGCAGAGAAGTCCTTTGCAGTGGGAACACTGGCAGAGTCCATTCAGGGTCTTGGTAGTTCCTCAGCCCAGTTTGTGCCTCGGCTAGTCCCTATACTGTTAAACGCTGCCCGGGAAGCAGACCCTGAGGTGCGGAGCAATGCTATCTTTGCGCTGGGTGTACTTGTAGAACATGGGGGCAGCTCTACTCTGGA TCACTTCCCTAAGCTACTGGACCTCCTCTTGCCCCTCCTGGCAAGGGAGCGACATGATCGAGTCCGTGATAACATCTGTGGGGCTCTTGCCCGTATGCAGATGGTCAGTCCAGCAAGGAAACCAGATCCCCAG GTGCTGGCTGCCCTGCTACATGCCCTGCCACTGAAGGAAGACATGGAGGAGTGGATCACTATGGGttacctcttcagcttcctgtaCCAGAACAGCCCTGACCAG GCTGCAGGTGTGGTTCCCGAGCTCCTACGCATCTGTAGTGTGATTCTGCCAGACGACAGGATCGTGCCAG ACGCCAAGACAGCACTACTGCAGCTCTTGAAGTTCCTGGCCAAAGAGCATGCTGACAGCTTCCATGCAGCCCTGGGCTCACTACCTGCTGATAAGGCTCAGGAACTCCAGGCCATACTGGGCCTCACTTAG
- the Tssk4 gene encoding testis-specific serine/threonine-protein kinase 4: protein MGKGDTSETTSVTPAYRSVMEEYGYEVGKVIGHGSYGTVYEAYYTKQKVMVAVKIISKKKASDDYLNKFLPREIQVMKVLRHKYLINFYQAIETTSRVYIILELAQGGDVLEWIQRYGACSEPLAGKWFSQMALGIAYLHSKGIVHSLTPSLSAAGRDLKLENLLLDKRENVKISDFGFAKMVPSSQPVRSSPSYRQMNGLSHLSQTYCGSFAYACPEILLGLPYNPFLSDTWSMGVILYTLVVARLPFDDTNLKKLLRDTQKEATFPSNINISQECKNLIFQMLRQATKRATILDVLKDPWMLKFQSEQPTNEIKLLEAMTQHVSNTNRRQSLEITA from the exons ATGGGGAAGGGAGACACCTCAGAAACAACATCAGTTACCCCAGCCTATCGCTCTGTCATGGAGGAGTATGGTTATGAGGTGGGCAAGGTCATTGGCCATGGCTCCTATGGAACAGTCTATGAGGCTTACTACACAAAGCAGAAGGTCATGGTGGCTGTCAAGATCATCTCAAAGAAGAAGGCCTCTGATGACTATCTTAACAAGTTCCTACCGCGTGAGATACAG GTAATGAAAGTCCTACGGCACAAGTACCTCATCAACTTCTATCAGGCCATTGAGACCACATCCCGAGTATACATCATTTTAGAGCTGGCTCAGGGTGGTGATGTCCTTGAATGGATCCAACGATATGGGGCCTGCTCTGAGCCCCTTGCTGGCAAGTGGTTCTCCCAGATGGCCTTGGGCATCGCTTACCTGCACAGCAAGGGCATTGTGCACAG cctgacCCCCAGCCTTTCTGCTGCTGGTAGGGACTTAAAGTTGGAGAACCTGTTGCTGGACAAGCGGGAGAACGTGAAGATATCGGACTTTGGCTTCGCCAAGATGGTGCCTTCTAGCCAGCCTGTGCGTAGTAGCCCTTCTTACCGCCAAATGAACGGCCTTTCCCACCTCAGCCAGACCTACTGTGGCAGCTTTGCTTATGCCTGCCCGGAGATCTTGCTGGGCTTGCCCTACAACCCTTTTCTGTCAGACACCTGGAGCATGGGCGTCATCCTCTACACTCTAGTGGTTGCACGTTTGCCCTTTGATGACACCAATCTCAAGAAGCTGCTGAGAGACACCCAGAAGGAGGCCACATTCCCATCTAACATCAACATCTCCCAGGAGTGCAAG AACCTGATCTTCCAGATGCTACGCCAAGCTACCAAGCGTGCCACCATCCTGGATGTCCTCAAGGACCCCTGGATGCTCAAGTTCCAGTCTGAGCAACCCACGAATGAAATCAAGCTGCTTGAGGCGATGACTCAGCACGTCAGCAACACTAATCGCCGCCAGTCCTTGGAAATCACAGCTTGA
- the Tm9sf1 gene encoding transmembrane 9 superfamily member 1 produces the protein MTVLGHPRSWSCQCLPVLILLLGTGHGPGVEGVTHYKPGDPVILYVNKVGPYHNPQETYHYYQLPVCCPEKIRHKSLSLGEVLDGDRMAESLYEIRFRENVEKRILCHLQLSSAQVEQLRQAIEELYYFEFVVDDLPIRGFVGYMEESGFLPHSHKIGLWTHLDFHLEFHGDRIIFANVSVRDVKPHSLDGLRSDEFLGLTHTYSVHWSETSVERRSDRRRGDDGGFFPRTLEIHWLSIINSMVLVFLLVGFVAVILMRVLRNDLARYNLDEETSSGGSSDDFDQGDNGWKIIHTDVFRFPPYRGLLCAVLGVGAQFLALGTGIIVMALLGMFNVHRHGAINSAAILLYALTCCISGYVSSHFYRQIGGERWVWNIILTTSLFSVPFFLTWSVVNSVHWANGSTQALPATTILLLLTVWLLVGFPLTVIGGIFGKNNASPFDAPCRTKNIAREIPSQPWYKSTIIHMTVGGFLPFSAISVELYYIFATVWGREQYTLYGILFFVFAILLSVGACISIALTYFQLSGEDYRWWWRSVLSVGSTGLFIFLYSVFYYARRSNMSGAVQTVEFFGYSLLTGYVFFLMLGTISFFSSLKFIRYIYVNLKMD, from the exons ATGACAGTCCTAGGGCACCCTCGAAGTTGGAGCTGCCAGTGTTTGCCAGTCCTGATACTGTTGCTGGGCACAGGCCATGGGCCAGGGGTGGAAGGTGTGACACACTACAAGCCCGGCGACCCTGTCATTCTATATGTCAACAAAGTGGGGCCCTACCATAACCCCCAGGAAACTTACCACTACTACCAGCTTCCAGTCTGCTGTCCCGAGAAGATCCGTCACAAAAGTCTTAGTTTGGGTGAAGTACTGGATGGGGACCGAATGGCCGAATCTTTGTACGAGATCCGCTTTCGGGAGAATGTGGAGAAGAGAATTCTGTGCCACTTGCAGCTCAGTTCTGCACAG GTGGAGCAGCTGCGCCAGGCCATTGAGGAATTGTATTACTTTGAATTTGTGGTAGATGACTTGCCAATCCGTGGTTTTGTGGGCTACATGGAAGAGAGCGGCTTCCTGCCACATAGCCACAAGATAGGTCTCTGGACACATTTGGACTTCCACCTAGAATTCCATGGAGATCGAATCATATTTGCCAATGTTTCGGTTCGGGATGTCAAGCCTCACAGCTTGGATGGTTTACGATCTGATGAATTCCTAGGCCTTACTCACACTTACAGTGTGCACTGGTCTGAGACTTCAGTGGAGCGTCGGAGTGATAGGCGccgtggtgatgatggtggtttCTTTCCTCGAACACTGGAAATCCATTGGTTGTCCATCATCAACTCCATGGTGCTTGTGTTTTTACTGGTGGGTTTTGTGGCTGTCATTCTAATGCGTGTGCTTCGAAATGACCTGGCTCGGTACAACCTAGATGAAGAGACCAGCTCTGGAGGCTCTAGTGATGACTTTGACCAGGGTGATAATGGCTGGAAAATTATCCATACAGATGTCTTCCGCTTCCCTCCATACCGCGGTCTGCTCTGTGCTGTGCTTGGTGTGGGCGCCCAGTTCCTGGCTCTTGGCACTG GCATTATTGTCATGGCGTTGCTGGGCATGTTCAATGTGCACCGTCATGGAGCCATTAACTCGGCTGCCATCTTGTTGTATGCCCTGACCTGCTGCATCTCTGGCTATGTGTCCAGCCACTTCTACCGGCAGATCGGAGGCGAACGCTGGGTGTGGAACATCATTCTTACGACCAGTCTTTTCTCTG TGCCTTTCTTCCTGACGTGGAGTGTGGTGAACTCAGTGCATTGGGCCAATGGTTCGACACAGGCTCTACCAGCCACAACCATCCTGCTGCTTCTGACGGTCTGGCTACTGGTAGGCTTTCCTCTTACTGTCATTGGAGGCATCTTCGGGAAGAACAACGCTAGTCCCTTTGATGCACCTTGTCGCACTAAGAACATCGCCCGGGAGATCCCATCCCAACCCTGGTACAAGTCTACTATCATCCACATGACTGTTGGTGGCTTCTTGCCTTTCAG TGCCATCTCTGTGGAGCTGTACTACATCTTTGCCACCGTCTGGGGTCGAGAGCAGTACACTCTGTACGGCATTCTCTTCTTTGTCTTCGCCATCCTGCTGAGTGTGGGGGCTTGCATCTCCATCGCGCTCACCTACTTCCAGCTGTCAGGGGAAGATTACCGCTGGTGGTGGCGGTCAGTGCTGAGTGTCGGCTCCACCGGACTTTTCATCTTCCTCTACTCCGTGTTCTACTATGCCCGGCGTTCCAACATGTCAGGGGCAGTGCAGACAGTAGAGTTCTTTGGCTACTCTTTACTGACTGGTTATGTATTCTTCCTCATGCTGGGCAccatctccttcttctcttccttaaaGTTCATCCGTTATATCTATGTTAACCTCAAGATGGACTGA